In Ascaphus truei isolate aAscTru1 chromosome 5, aAscTru1.hap1, whole genome shotgun sequence, one genomic interval encodes:
- the TMBIM4 gene encoding protein lifeguard 4 — MMSESYPRSSIEDDFNYGTNVASASIQIRMDFLRKVYSILSIQVLLTTVTAAVFLYFDSIRTFVHESPALLLISVIGSLGTVIALTIYRHKYPVNLYLLFGFTLLEAVTVAIAVTFYEVAVVIQAFILTTAVFLGLTAFTFQSKRDFSKFGAGLFAGLWILILAGFLRLFFHSELVEVAIAAGGALLFCGFIIYDTHLLMHKLSPEEHILASINLYLDIINLFMHLLRLLEAINKK, encoded by the exons ATGATGTCGGAGAGCTACCCCAGGTCCTCCATCGAGGATGACTTCAATTACGGGACTAACGTGGCGTCAGCCAGCATCCAGATCCGTATGG ATTTTCTGCGGAAGGTCTACAGCATTCTTTCAATACAAGTTCTCTTGACCACTGTGACAGCTGCAGTATTCCTCTACTTTGACTCGATTCGGACCTTTGTGCATGAAAG CCCCGCTTTGCTTCTTATATCGGTCATAGGATCATTGGGTACAGTTATCGCTTTGACAATCTACAGGCATAAGTATCCAGTGAATTTGTACTTGCTGTTTGGATTT ACCCTTTTGGAAGCTGTGACTGTTGCTATTGCAG TGACCTTCTATGAAGTAGCTGTGGTTATTCAGGCCTTTATACTGACCACAGCTGTGTTCCTTGGTCTGACAGCATTCACTTTCCAGTCTAAGAGAGACTTCAGCAAGTTTGGAGCTGG GCtctttgcaggcttgtggatctTGATTCTAGCTGGATTTCTGAGG CTGTTTTTTCACAGTGAGCTTGTAGAAGTGGCAATTGCAGCTGGTGGGGCCCTGCTCTTCTGTGGATTCATAATCTACGACACGCATTTGCTGATGCACAAGCTGTCCCCTGAAGAGCACATCCTGGCTTCAATCAACCTCTATCTCGACATCATTAATCTATTCATGCACCTGCTTCGTTTACTGGAAGCCATCAACAAAAAATAA
- the LLPH gene encoding protein LLP homolog, which produces MAKSLRSKWKRKMRAEKRKKNAPKELARLKIVLAKGSDVLMDEVKEIATVVTAEKVMEKTNTEVEATEGDSGKMDMDLKRNKKSLLDQHGQYPVWMNQRQRKKLKVQRGKKNGKSKLTKGLAW; this is translated from the exons ATGGCTAAAAGTTTAAGAAGCAAATGGAAGAGGAAAATGCGGGCAGAGAAGAGGAAAAAGAATGCCCCCAAAGAACTGGCCCGGTTGAAAATTGTCTTGGCAAAAGGCAGCGATGTGTTAATGGATGAGGTGAAAGAGATTGCAACTGTGGTGACAGCTGAGAAAGTGATGGAGAAAACAAACACAGAAGTGGAAGCCACTgaag GCGACTCCGGTAAGATGGACATGGATTTAAAACGGAACAAGAAAAGCCTTCTTGATCAGCACGGTCAGTATCCAGTATGGATGAATCAGAGGCAAAGGAAGAAGCTGAAGGTTCAACGAGGGAAAAAGAATGGAAAATCCAAACTTACCAAAGGATTAGCTTGGTAG